A window from Streptomyces sp. NBC_00335 encodes these proteins:
- a CDS encoding PP2C family protein-serine/threonine phosphatase gives MTPRRPARPASADLLSMLGRLTAQAREGAELQRARVELAEALQRELLPASLPVLPGLRTAARYAPARLGLDIGGDWYDGFRVAGGALAFSIGDVQGHDVAATAFMGQVRVCLRAVAAVVLDPGEVLSQANDVLLSMDSELFATCSLLRFDPRTWELQTARAGHVPTVWATVDGRYGIAEDAGGPPLGTVAGARYPVTRRRLTEAGSIVLVTDGVVEGPSFPIEAGLERVARIVAEEAGADPDELAAEVMKVADFTGHADDAAVLVLSHDAAGPR, from the coding sequence GTGACCCCGCGCCGGCCCGCCCGGCCCGCCAGCGCGGACCTGCTGAGCATGCTGGGCCGGCTCACCGCCCAGGCGCGGGAGGGCGCGGAGCTGCAGCGGGCCCGGGTGGAGCTGGCCGAGGCCCTGCAGCGCGAGTTGCTGCCCGCCTCCCTGCCCGTGCTGCCGGGGCTGAGGACCGCGGCCCGGTACGCGCCCGCCCGGCTCGGCCTGGACATCGGCGGCGACTGGTACGACGGCTTCCGGGTGGCGGGCGGAGCCCTCGCCTTCTCCATCGGCGACGTACAGGGGCACGATGTGGCGGCCACCGCCTTCATGGGGCAGGTCCGGGTGTGCCTGCGCGCCGTGGCCGCCGTCGTCCTCGATCCCGGCGAGGTGCTGAGCCAGGCCAATGACGTGCTGCTCTCGATGGACAGCGAGCTGTTCGCGACCTGCAGCCTGCTCCGCTTCGATCCCCGCACGTGGGAGCTCCAGACGGCCCGGGCCGGCCATGTCCCCACCGTCTGGGCCACCGTCGACGGCCGGTACGGCATCGCCGAGGACGCCGGCGGTCCGCCGCTGGGCACGGTCGCCGGAGCCCGGTACCCGGTGACCCGCCGCAGGCTGACGGAGGCGGGCTCCATCGTGCTGGTCACCGACGGGGTGGTCGAAGGGCCGTCGTTCCCCATCGAGGCGGGGCTGGAGCGCGTGGCCCGGATCGTCGCGGAGGAGGCGGGGGCCGATCCCGACGAGCTGGCCGCCGAGGTGATGAAGGTGGCCGATTTCACCGGCCACGCCGACGACGCCGCTGTGCTCGTCCTCAGCCACGACGCGGCCGGACCACGCTGA
- a CDS encoding MASE1 domain-containing protein, with product MVRTVEWRRPAEALLRILGVAVAYYATGRLGLLLHVSVEGAVVTPLWLPTGIAVACLLWCGPRIWPGIALGTYLAIERISAFDPVDLGIVAGNTLAPLCAYALLRRAGFRPELDRLRDGLALVFLGGLLPMLISSTTGTWTLVLTGDLPLPSFWPVWSAWWAGDTMGVLLVTPLLLVLRRARLPRDPYRVAEAAALAVTVSAVTLTATRSSLSLLFLVFPLLIWAAVRFRLPGSAPCALLVSVLAITAATDRAGPFAGHTLFEIMVNLQALNGAAALTALLLAALVTEQDNVRLKIEELCEDLADVVARLAPPKE from the coding sequence GTGGTGCGCACCGTGGAATGGCGACGTCCGGCCGAAGCCCTCCTCCGGATCCTCGGGGTCGCCGTCGCCTACTACGCGACCGGTCGGCTCGGCCTGCTGCTGCACGTGAGCGTCGAGGGGGCGGTCGTCACGCCCCTGTGGCTGCCCACCGGGATCGCCGTCGCCTGCCTGTTGTGGTGCGGTCCCCGGATCTGGCCGGGCATCGCGCTCGGGACCTACCTCGCCATCGAGCGGATCAGCGCGTTCGACCCCGTCGACCTCGGCATCGTCGCGGGCAACACCCTCGCTCCGCTGTGCGCCTACGCGCTGCTGCGCCGGGCGGGCTTCCGCCCGGAACTGGACCGGCTGCGGGACGGGCTGGCGCTGGTCTTCCTCGGTGGCCTGCTGCCGATGCTGATCAGCTCCACCACCGGGACCTGGACGCTGGTGCTCACCGGTGACCTGCCGCTGCCGAGCTTCTGGCCGGTGTGGTCGGCCTGGTGGGCCGGCGACACGATGGGCGTCCTCCTGGTGACCCCGCTGCTGCTGGTCCTGCGCCGGGCCCGGCTGCCCCGGGACCCCTACCGGGTGGCCGAGGCGGCGGCTCTGGCGGTGACGGTCAGCGCCGTCACCCTCACGGCCACCCGCAGCTCCCTGTCCCTGCTCTTCCTCGTCTTCCCGCTGCTCATCTGGGCCGCGGTGCGCTTCCGGCTCCCCGGCAGCGCACCGTGCGCCCTGCTCGTGTCGGTCCTGGCGATCACGGCGGCGACCGACCGCGCCGGGCCCTTCGCCGGCCACACCCTCTTCGAGATCATGGTCAACCTCCAGGCGCTCAACGGAGCGGCCGCCCTGACCGCGCTGCTGCTGGCGGCCCTCGTCACCGAGCAGGACAACGTCCGCCTGAAGATCGAGGAGCTCTGTGAGGACCTGGCCGACGTGGTGGCCCGCCTGGCCCCGCCGAAGGAATGA
- a CDS encoding amino acid aminotransferase, with translation MLELLPPPPTDPLWDLTYEFGADDRPERLNLVLGVYRDETGTTPVMAAVREAEVRLAERSESKEYRGLSGNAAFNRSLLDLVLGPGSGGPADRAAAVQTVAGSGALRLLADLIWRTRPGTTVWVSDPAYVNHRPILEAAGLKVRPYGWRDAEGGFDAAGVLRELRDARRDDVVLLQGCCHNPTGVDPLLDDWEALAESAVRIGWVPFVDLAYHGLGDGLEADLLATRMLASRVPEMLIAVSCSKNFGLYSDRVGCAIVLGASGQAVRHAETALQNAARTLYSMPPEHGAAVVTTILEDEGLRAVWRAELDVMRGRIMANRADLAAHLTALGRAEQARSLARQKGMFSMLPLTPHQMLRLRRQHAVYGTTSGRINIAGIPANRIPRLAQGIAAVLDTADAPRVILPA, from the coding sequence ATGCTTGAGCTCCTCCCGCCGCCGCCCACCGACCCGCTGTGGGACCTGACCTACGAGTTCGGCGCGGACGACCGGCCCGAACGCCTGAACCTCGTCCTCGGCGTCTACCGGGACGAGACGGGAACCACGCCCGTCATGGCCGCCGTACGCGAGGCCGAAGTGCGCCTGGCGGAGCGCTCGGAGTCCAAGGAGTACCGCGGGCTCTCCGGCAACGCCGCCTTCAACCGCTCCCTGCTGGACCTGGTCCTGGGCCCCGGTTCGGGCGGACCGGCCGACCGGGCCGCGGCCGTGCAGACCGTCGCGGGCTCCGGAGCACTGCGGCTGCTGGCCGATCTGATCTGGCGGACCCGCCCGGGCACCACGGTGTGGGTCAGCGATCCGGCCTACGTCAACCACCGGCCCATCCTGGAGGCCGCCGGGCTGAAGGTCCGTCCGTACGGCTGGCGCGACGCCGAGGGCGGCTTCGACGCGGCAGGCGTGCTGCGGGAGTTGCGCGACGCCCGGCGGGACGACGTGGTCCTGCTCCAGGGCTGCTGCCACAACCCCACGGGTGTGGACCCCCTCCTCGACGACTGGGAGGCGCTGGCCGAATCGGCCGTCCGAATCGGCTGGGTCCCCTTCGTCGACCTCGCCTATCACGGGCTCGGCGACGGCCTGGAGGCCGACCTGCTGGCCACGCGAATGCTGGCGTCGCGCGTGCCGGAAATGCTGATCGCCGTCAGCTGCTCCAAGAACTTCGGCCTCTACAGCGACCGCGTCGGCTGCGCGATCGTCCTCGGCGCCTCCGGGCAGGCCGTGCGGCACGCCGAGACGGCCTTGCAGAACGCGGCCCGGACGCTCTACTCGATGCCGCCCGAGCACGGCGCGGCCGTCGTGACCACGATCCTGGAGGACGAGGGCCTACGGGCCGTCTGGCGGGCGGAACTGGACGTCATGCGGGGCCGGATCATGGCCAACCGGGCTGATCTGGCCGCCCACTTGACCGCGCTGGGCCGTGCGGAACAGGCGCGGTCGCTGGCACGGCAGAAGGGGATGTTCTCCATGCTGCCGCTCACGCCGCACCAGATGCTCCGGCTGCGCCGGCAGCACGCCGTCTACGGCACCACCTCGGGGCGGATCAACATCGCGGGAATCCCGGCGAACCGCATTCCCCGCCTCGCGCAGGGGATCGCGGCGGTGCTCGACACGGCCGACGCGCCGCGGGTGATCCTGCCGGCCTAG
- a CDS encoding DMT family transporter, giving the protein MVATNTTPATAPPDAAGPKAGHPGRFGLSPQAEGMLALLLTVAIWAAFALSARALSASSLLPADAALLRFGVPLLVLLPALWRRRRRIAAVRPGVALKIICGAGVPFFLAAMHGGALTSAAFVGSIVPGMVPLFVSAIMVGRGHGAPRGTQAVGLALIASGVVALVWRYVVPVDTDVLLGAGTLLVASGLWALYTVGLREVDLDPVGSIGLLCLPSFAVIGVLVLTGVLPTGIAHAAGSDIVLFLVVQGLGVGLCAGLLYAFAIRRLGAERSSVVGSLSPVAVVLLAVPLLGESPTLAVLIGVPLITAGVVLANRRPRPEVPADA; this is encoded by the coding sequence TTGGTCGCGACGAACACCACCCCGGCGACCGCGCCTCCCGACGCGGCGGGCCCGAAGGCCGGACACCCCGGCCGGTTCGGGCTCTCCCCGCAAGCCGAGGGCATGCTGGCCCTCCTCCTGACCGTGGCGATCTGGGCGGCCTTCGCGCTCAGCGCCCGCGCCCTGAGCGCCTCCTCGCTGCTCCCCGCCGACGCGGCCCTGCTGCGGTTCGGCGTCCCCCTCCTCGTCCTGCTCCCGGCCCTGTGGCGGCGCCGCCGCCGCATCGCCGCGGTGCGGCCGGGCGTCGCGCTCAAGATCATCTGCGGTGCGGGGGTGCCCTTCTTCCTGGCGGCCATGCACGGCGGCGCGCTGACCTCCGCGGCCTTCGTCGGCTCGATCGTCCCCGGGATGGTCCCGCTGTTCGTCTCCGCCATCATGGTCGGCCGCGGTCACGGCGCCCCCCGGGGAACACAGGCGGTCGGGCTCGCCCTGATCGCGTCCGGTGTGGTCGCCCTCGTCTGGCGCTACGTCGTTCCCGTGGACACGGACGTGCTCCTGGGCGCCGGCACGCTCCTGGTGGCCAGCGGGCTGTGGGCCCTCTACACGGTGGGCCTGCGCGAGGTGGACCTCGATCCCGTCGGATCGATCGGACTGCTGTGCCTGCCCTCCTTCGCGGTGATCGGAGTCCTGGTCCTGACCGGGGTGCTCCCGACGGGCATCGCGCACGCCGCGGGCAGCGACATCGTGCTGTTCCTGGTGGTGCAAGGGCTCGGGGTGGGGCTGTGCGCGGGCCTGCTGTACGCCTTCGCCATCCGCAGGCTGGGCGCCGAACGCAGCTCCGTGGTCGGCAGCCTCAGCCCCGTCGCCGTCGTCCTGCTCGCCGTCCCGCTGCTCGGTGAGTCCCCGACCCTCGCCGTGCTCATCGGCGTACCCCTCATCACCGCCGGCGTCGTCCTCGCCAACCGCCGCCCCCGACCCGAGGTTCCCGCAGATGCTTGA
- a CDS encoding Lrp/AsnC family transcriptional regulator: MDAVDLQIIRELQADGRLSNQDLADRVRLSPSPCLRRVRRLEEAGLIRGYTAMVDQVAFGLPVTVFVRIRLERHTAEAVRLFEEHVAVIEHIQDCYLMAGSSDYLLRVVIEDLEAYEALVRHRIHAIPGIASIESSFAYGSVKQTRTYPRPSPGASRRSASS, encoded by the coding sequence ATGGACGCAGTCGATCTGCAGATCATCAGGGAATTGCAGGCCGACGGACGCCTGTCCAACCAGGATCTCGCCGACCGCGTACGGCTCTCTCCGTCGCCGTGTCTGCGCCGGGTCCGGCGCCTGGAGGAAGCCGGTCTGATCCGCGGCTACACCGCCATGGTCGACCAGGTCGCCTTCGGACTCCCGGTCACCGTGTTCGTCCGGATCCGCCTCGAACGCCACACGGCGGAAGCGGTGCGGCTGTTCGAAGAGCACGTCGCGGTCATCGAGCACATCCAGGACTGCTACCTGATGGCGGGAAGCAGCGACTACCTGCTCCGGGTCGTCATCGAGGACCTCGAAGCCTACGAAGCCCTGGTGCGCCACCGGATCCACGCCATTCCCGGTATCGCCTCGATCGAGTCGAGCTTCGCGTACGGCAGCGTCAAGCAGACGAGGACGTACCCGCGGCCCAGCCCGGGCGCATCGAGGCGATCAGCGTCCTCCTGA
- a CDS encoding alpha/beta fold hydrolase, whose amino-acid sequence MDAMDAIVFGATGFIGRSLVAELLTRGQRVAAAVRNDTLTPWLTSQGVDTGGLDIVAADITRPLSGLPEVRDVYNAAGRFAFGLGVREARAVNVTGALNVVEWAAELPGLRRLVHISGYRVSASEGHPDYAALGAYEASKCEGDLAVRARARALEVPLTIANPSTVIGPGQYIGLAALVEDLWNGRLPALPGGRDTFLPITTIDYFVRFLAEVPASPAGEHYWVLDDSTPLLPELIATIAGHAGVRAPRRTVPAGLLRRLPRKLTGADPETLAFLSSDRYPTASARAFAASAGLEMPPVADVLRGWADDLVAARFGAASPWLSPYGFHAVAGSRTWVSGERRSPDHVLLHGLPMNADLWAPLAGHLPGPVLAPDLPGLGRSAATTRSVDAWLADLLGPVRTRPTLVAHSLACGPALRFAADHPDRISGLVLISPAFLQAPAPRLARSGLAAPMMRRMSAARLARTLGVPEGPEVESAAADLRRRGVARRVVTAVRTDVAERGRSRALLDRVSVPVRIVVGSADPLVEAVGHPVAVIEGAGHYPQLTHPSQVARHLAAASAPIGG is encoded by the coding sequence ATGGACGCGATGGACGCGATCGTCTTCGGCGCGACCGGCTTCATCGGCCGCTCGCTCGTCGCCGAGCTGCTCACCCGGGGGCAGCGGGTGGCGGCAGCCGTACGCAACGACACGCTCACCCCCTGGCTGACCTCCCAGGGCGTCGACACCGGCGGGCTGGACATAGTCGCCGCCGACATCACGCGACCGCTGTCAGGACTGCCCGAGGTGCGCGACGTCTACAACGCGGCCGGTCGCTTCGCCTTCGGCCTCGGCGTGCGGGAGGCCCGGGCGGTCAACGTCACCGGGGCGCTCAACGTGGTCGAGTGGGCGGCCGAACTCCCCGGGCTGCGGCGGCTGGTGCACATCAGCGGGTACCGGGTGAGTGCCTCCGAGGGCCACCCCGACTACGCCGCGCTGGGAGCGTACGAGGCGTCGAAGTGCGAGGGCGATCTCGCGGTGCGCGCCCGAGCCCGCGCGTTGGAGGTCCCGCTGACCATCGCGAACCCCAGCACCGTGATCGGGCCGGGCCAGTACATCGGCCTGGCCGCCCTCGTCGAGGACCTGTGGAACGGCCGGCTTCCCGCGCTGCCCGGCGGCCGCGACACCTTCCTGCCGATCACCACGATCGACTACTTCGTACGGTTCCTCGCGGAGGTCCCCGCATCGCCCGCGGGCGAGCACTACTGGGTGCTCGACGACAGCACTCCGCTCCTGCCCGAGCTGATCGCCACGATCGCCGGCCACGCGGGCGTACGGGCACCTCGCCGGACCGTTCCCGCCGGTCTGCTGCGGCGCCTGCCGCGCAAGCTGACCGGCGCCGATCCCGAGACGCTGGCGTTCCTGTCGTCCGACCGCTACCCGACGGCCTCCGCCCGCGCCTTCGCCGCGAGCGCCGGTCTGGAGATGCCCCCGGTCGCCGACGTCCTGCGCGGGTGGGCCGACGACCTGGTGGCCGCCCGCTTCGGTGCCGCGTCGCCCTGGCTGAGCCCGTACGGCTTCCACGCCGTGGCGGGCAGTCGCACCTGGGTGAGCGGTGAGCGGCGCAGCCCCGACCACGTGCTGCTGCACGGGCTCCCGATGAACGCCGACCTCTGGGCACCGCTGGCCGGCCATCTCCCCGGCCCGGTCCTGGCCCCCGACCTGCCGGGCCTGGGCCGCTCGGCGGCGACGACCCGGTCGGTGGACGCCTGGCTGGCCGATCTGCTGGGCCCGGTGCGGACCCGCCCCACCCTGGTCGCGCACTCCCTGGCCTGCGGACCCGCGCTGCGCTTCGCCGCCGACCACCCGGACCGCATCAGCGGCCTCGTGCTCATCTCCCCGGCGTTCCTGCAGGCACCCGCTCCCCGGCTCGCCCGCTCGGGCCTGGCCGCACCGATGATGCGCCGCATGTCCGCCGCCCGGCTGGCCCGGACGCTCGGTGTCCCCGAGGGGCCGGAGGTGGAGAGCGCCGCGGCGGACCTGCGCCGTCGAGGCGTGGCGCGCCGCGTGGTCACGGCCGTGCGCACGGACGTCGCCGAGCGCGGACGGTCGCGCGCACTGCTGGACCGGGTGAGCGTCCCGGTCCGGATCGTCGTGGGTTCGGCCGACCCGCTGGTCGAAGCCGTCGGCCACCCGGTGGCCGTGATCGAAGGGGCCGGGCACTACCCCCAGCTCACCCACCCCTCGCAGGTCGCCCGCCACCTCGCCGCCGCCTCCGCTCCGATCGGCGGATGA
- a CDS encoding TetR/AcrR family transcriptional regulator: protein MGQKGAETRDRLLDATQELVETGGYFSAGLNQVIAASGAPRGSLYFHFPGGKDQLVGESVRRAGGMIGDALEGLADSSPSAAEFVGGVLRHLGDRLEESGWRKGCPVATVALEMAATSDPLHEACSEVYASWQEALRARLAGRPDADDLAVTILALVEGALLLARAHRSRGPLDSVSRQIGTLLG, encoded by the coding sequence ATGGGACAGAAGGGCGCCGAGACGCGGGACCGACTGCTGGACGCGACGCAGGAGCTGGTCGAGACCGGGGGCTATTTCAGTGCCGGGCTGAACCAGGTGATCGCGGCCAGCGGCGCACCCCGGGGCTCGCTCTACTTCCACTTCCCCGGCGGCAAGGACCAGCTGGTCGGCGAGTCCGTTCGGCGGGCCGGGGGGATGATCGGTGACGCCCTGGAGGGCCTGGCCGACTCCAGCCCGTCCGCGGCGGAGTTCGTCGGCGGGGTGCTGCGGCACCTGGGCGACCGGCTGGAGGAGTCGGGCTGGCGCAAGGGCTGTCCGGTGGCCACCGTGGCGCTGGAGATGGCCGCCACCAGCGACCCGCTGCACGAGGCCTGCTCGGAGGTCTACGCCTCCTGGCAGGAGGCCCTGCGCGCACGGCTGGCGGGCCGCCCGGACGCCGACGACCTCGCCGTCACGATCCTGGCCCTGGTGGAAGGGGCGCTCCTGCTGGCCCGGGCGCACCGCAGCAGGGGGCCGCTGGACAGCGTCTCCCGTCAGATCGGCACCCTGCTGGGCTGA
- a CDS encoding O-acetyl-ADP-ribose deacetylase, whose protein sequence is MPRITLVQGDITAEKADAVVNAANSSLLGGGGVDGAIHRRGGPEILAACEDLRRSHYGKGLPTGRAVATTAGRLPAEHVIHTVGPVWSRDEDRSALLASCYRESLRVADELGARSVAFPAISTGIYGWPMDDGARIAVETVRSARTEVEEVRFVLFDERAYEAFAAAVDA, encoded by the coding sequence ATGCCGCGCATCACCCTCGTCCAGGGCGACATCACCGCCGAGAAGGCCGACGCCGTGGTCAACGCCGCGAACTCCTCGCTGCTCGGCGGCGGCGGGGTCGACGGAGCGATCCACCGGCGCGGCGGCCCGGAGATCCTGGCCGCCTGCGAGGACCTGCGCCGCTCCCACTACGGCAAGGGCCTCCCGACGGGCCGGGCCGTCGCCACCACGGCCGGCCGGCTTCCGGCGGAACACGTGATCCACACGGTCGGCCCGGTCTGGTCGCGGGACGAGGACCGCTCCGCGCTGCTGGCCTCCTGCTACCGGGAGTCGCTGCGGGTCGCCGACGAACTGGGAGCCCGTAGCGTCGCCTTCCCCGCGATCTCCACCGGCATCTACGGATGGCCCATGGACGACGGGGCGCGGATCGCGGTGGAGACCGTGCGGTCCGCGCGGACCGAGGTGGAGGAGGTGCGGTTCGTGCTGTTCGACGAGCGTGCCTACGAAGCCTTCGCGGCGGCCGTGGACGCCTGA
- a CDS encoding phytoene desaturase family protein has product MPSILDAVVVGAGPNGLTAAVELARRGYSVAVFEAADTVGGGARTEELTLPGFRHDPCSAVHPLGAGSPVFSTMPLKQYGLEWLHAPLPMAHPFDDGTAAVLSRSVAETAASFGARDAGTYRRLVEPFLGKWDTLARDFMSLPDTALPRDPLTLARFGLAGLPPSTWLLSRFRDDRARALFAGLVAHVIAPLGGIGTSAVGLVFALAAHANGWPMPRGGSQSISDALAGYLRDLGGTVHTGFEVKRLDELPPARAYVFDTSPTALARIARLGRVYDGYRYGASVFKLDYALDGPVPWTAEEPRRAGTVQIGPRTRDIDAALQLASGGRVPRTPFLIAAQPSLVDPGRAPEGKHTFWVYGHVPAGWDGDLTEAVERQLERFAPGFRDLVLARATAGPPQLAARNPNYVGGDIACGAASGLQLLLRPKLTLSPYNTAHPAVFLCSSATPPGPGVHGMSGHNAAKAVWRHLRGKGA; this is encoded by the coding sequence GTGCCGTCGATCCTCGATGCGGTCGTGGTGGGGGCCGGGCCCAACGGGCTGACGGCCGCCGTTGAACTGGCCCGGCGCGGCTACTCGGTGGCCGTCTTCGAAGCCGCGGACACCGTCGGCGGCGGGGCCCGGACCGAGGAGCTCACCCTCCCCGGCTTCCGGCACGACCCCTGCTCCGCGGTGCACCCGCTCGGCGCCGGTTCGCCGGTCTTCTCCACCATGCCCCTGAAGCAGTACGGGCTGGAGTGGCTGCACGCCCCGCTGCCCATGGCGCACCCCTTCGACGACGGCACGGCGGCCGTGCTCTCCCGCTCCGTCGCGGAGACGGCCGCGTCCTTCGGGGCCCGCGACGCGGGCACGTACCGGCGGCTGGTCGAGCCGTTCCTCGGCAAATGGGACACCCTCGCCCGGGACTTCATGTCGCTGCCGGACACCGCGCTGCCCCGCGACCCGCTCACCCTCGCCCGCTTCGGGCTGGCCGGGCTGCCCCCCTCCACCTGGCTGCTGAGCCGCTTCCGCGACGACCGTGCCCGCGCCCTGTTCGCCGGGCTCGTCGCGCACGTCATCGCCCCGCTCGGCGGGATCGGCACCAGCGCCGTCGGCCTGGTCTTCGCCCTCGCCGCGCACGCGAACGGCTGGCCGATGCCGCGCGGCGGCTCGCAGTCGATCTCCGACGCCCTCGCCGGGTACCTGCGCGACCTCGGCGGGACCGTCCACACCGGCTTCGAGGTCAAGCGGCTCGACGAGCTGCCGCCGGCCCGGGCGTACGTCTTCGACACCTCTCCGACGGCGCTGGCCCGCATCGCCCGCCTGGGCCGGGTCTACGACGGCTACCGCTACGGCGCCTCCGTGTTCAAGCTGGACTACGCCCTGGACGGCCCCGTCCCCTGGACCGCCGAGGAGCCGCGCCGGGCCGGCACCGTACAGATCGGTCCGCGCACCCGCGACATCGACGCGGCCCTGCAACTGGCCTCCGGCGGGCGGGTCCCGCGCACCCCCTTCCTCATCGCCGCCCAGCCCAGCCTGGTCGACCCCGGCCGGGCGCCCGAGGGCAAGCACACCTTCTGGGTGTACGGGCACGTCCCGGCGGGCTGGGACGGCGACCTCACCGAAGCCGTCGAGCGCCAACTGGAGCGCTTCGCACCGGGGTTCCGCGACCTGGTGCTCGCCCGCGCCACGGCGGGCCCGCCACAGCTCGCCGCCCGCAACCCCAACTACGTGGGCGGCGACATCGCCTGCGGAGCCGCCTCCGGTCTCCAGCTCCTGCTGCGCCCCAAGCTCACCCTGTCCCCGTACAACACGGCGCATCCGGCCGTGTTCCTGTGCTCCTCGGCCACCCCGCCCGGCCCCGGCGTGCACGGCATGTCGGGACACAACGCGGCCAAGGCCGTCTGGCGCCACCTGCGCGGGAAGGGCGCCTGA
- a CDS encoding inositol monophosphatase family protein: MIDEFLARNLSDVDEAVRKAAAIEIMPRFRQLADHEVDQKSGPHDLVTDADRKAEEYLTVALTRLLPGSAVVGEEAVHADPGVYGALRADAPVWIVDPVDGTRQFVNGESEFCTLVALAHRGELLASWTFAPALEEMATAVRGQGAYVNGERILSGSPEPGAELRVATAHPLYTTEEERRILARLDVPGVASRACGSAGLEYLKVARGEMDGLAFNWPSAWDHAAGLLLVAEAGGSQSTVDGVPFRVDRDNALPFAVGRDEATAVRIRELLRGA, encoded by the coding sequence ATGATCGATGAATTCCTCGCCCGGAACCTGTCCGACGTCGACGAAGCCGTTCGCAAAGCGGCGGCGATCGAGATCATGCCGAGGTTCCGCCAGCTCGCCGACCACGAGGTGGACCAGAAGAGCGGCCCGCACGACCTGGTGACCGACGCCGACCGCAAGGCCGAGGAGTACCTCACGGTCGCCCTGACCCGGCTGCTGCCCGGCTCGGCGGTGGTGGGCGAGGAAGCGGTGCACGCCGACCCCGGGGTCTACGGGGCGCTGCGCGCCGACGCCCCGGTGTGGATCGTGGACCCCGTCGACGGGACCCGGCAGTTCGTGAACGGCGAGTCGGAGTTCTGCACCCTGGTCGCGCTCGCGCACCGCGGGGAGCTCCTCGCCTCCTGGACCTTCGCCCCGGCGCTGGAGGAGATGGCCACCGCCGTGCGCGGACAGGGCGCGTACGTCAACGGCGAGCGGATCCTGAGCGGTTCGCCCGAGCCCGGCGCCGAGCTGCGGGTCGCGACCGCCCACCCGCTCTACACCACCGAGGAGGAGCGCCGGATCCTGGCGCGCCTCGACGTCCCCGGTGTGGCCTCCCGCGCGTGCGGTTCGGCGGGCCTGGAATACCTGAAGGTGGCCCGGGGGGAGATGGACGGCCTGGCCTTCAACTGGCCCTCGGCCTGGGACCACGCGGCCGGGCTGCTCCTGGTCGCCGAGGCGGGCGGTTCCCAGAGCACCGTCGACGGGGTCCCCTTCCGGGTGGACCGGGACAACGCCCTGCCGTTCGCGGTCGGCCGGGACGAGGCCACCGCCGTACGGATCCGGGAGCTGCTGCGGGGGGCATGA